The following coding sequences lie in one uncultured Mailhella sp. genomic window:
- a CDS encoding amidohydrolase family protein yields MIIDARNRPATKEYLASTINLADFTREMHKGFGVPKAESVKQESMELYWQEMDEAGIDIACAPARWGSGPDPIVSPEEVVRVQTENPKRIYGAIAVNPCEMEKSMAMIDKYVVNGPIRAVNLEPTNGAIPMYYDDKRVYPLYDFLQEKEIPVFLQQGGVIGPDISYNSPERLDKMLADFPRLTVIDIHAGAPYVDATIFCAYRRPNLYLSADMYLCNTPFCSRYIEAANCLISRQFVFGTSYPFIPMKDALELWYKMGVKQELLSQIMCDNIARALRLDFNDFK; encoded by the coding sequence ATGATCATTGACGCTCGAAATCGTCCTGCCACCAAGGAATACCTTGCCTCCACCATCAATCTTGCCGACTTCACGCGGGAGATGCACAAGGGCTTCGGCGTGCCGAAGGCGGAATCCGTCAAGCAGGAATCCATGGAGCTGTACTGGCAGGAAATGGATGAAGCCGGCATCGACATCGCCTGCGCGCCCGCCCGCTGGGGCAGCGGTCCTGATCCCATCGTATCCCCTGAAGAGGTGGTTCGCGTTCAGACGGAGAATCCCAAGCGCATTTACGGCGCCATCGCCGTGAATCCCTGCGAAATGGAAAAGTCCATGGCCATGATCGACAAGTACGTGGTCAACGGTCCCATCCGTGCGGTCAATCTGGAGCCGACCAACGGCGCCATTCCCATGTATTACGACGACAAGCGCGTGTATCCTCTGTATGATTTTCTGCAGGAAAAGGAAATTCCCGTCTTTCTGCAGCAGGGGGGCGTCATCGGACCGGACATCTCCTACAACAGTCCGGAACGGCTGGACAAGATGCTTGCCGATTTTCCCAGGCTGACGGTCATCGACATTCATGCCGGAGCTCCCTATGTCGACGCCACCATATTCTGTGCGTATCGTCGTCCGAATCTGTATCTCAGCGCGGACATGTATCTTTGCAACACTCCGTTCTGTTCCCGCTACATTGAAGCGGCGAACTGTCTGATTTCCCGTCAGTTCGTGTTCGGCACCTCCTATCCCTTCATTCCCATGAAGGACGCCCTTGAACTCTGGTACAAGATGGGCGTGAAGCAGGAACTTCTCTCCCAGATCATGTGCGACAACATAGCCCGGGCGCTTCGTCTGGACTTCAACGACTTCAAGTAG
- a CDS encoding FAD-dependent oxidoreductase codes for MPQLIYGVWDNVVYDNRGTAAPTAPEDLPLELFDQFNEGNPTEIFLSNRGFLVFSRTASLVWALWKHHQRLAAESCGKCSPCRAGSPILAQELAKACRGELVQWEEVRDITEQMHETALCGVGRTGTTPLLDALTHFPDELRPFPLHSDAGFYSVTTSPCIEACPSHVNVPRYIDYLQDGHNDLAAGVVLNHYPLAGSCGRVCVRYCEKACRRGQVDAPVDIKNLKRFAADETIVPGILKPEPCPTTKNKRVAVIGAGPVGVTCAYQLLETGYPVDIYEAHDKAGGMVRYGIPFYRLPKNVLMQENELVKDMGGMFFFNQKLGRDFHIDDLFRRGYKAVFIATGCPLGGYLGMEGEDTSLPAYENGIDFLEKVHDALESGETPTLDGDVVVVGGGNVAMDCCRSAVRMTRGKVHLVYRRTESDAPADREEIVEAGREGVEFHFLSGQQSLVVENGKITGLRCVKMQQTEPDESGRRGVKPIPGSEFVIPCDYVIAAIGQKSDPAMLTEADGIALDRKNCIIVDAYQATSRPGVFAGGDGTTGPRTKGPSVLIHGMAQGSIGAQAIASYLEYDRPPFLARERISHIIQQAGLLGDDPVCGQEKKPRVKLNELPPAERAHNFKEVELGMSQEEAWQEARRCMRCYRILSVVTRSPIPGFKA; via the coding sequence ATGCCGCAGCTGATTTACGGAGTCTGGGACAATGTCGTGTACGACAACCGCGGAACCGCGGCTCCCACCGCTCCCGAAGACCTGCCGCTGGAACTTTTCGATCAGTTCAACGAGGGAAATCCCACGGAAATTTTCCTCAGCAACCGGGGGTTCCTGGTGTTTTCCCGCACGGCCAGCCTTGTCTGGGCGCTGTGGAAACACCATCAGCGCCTTGCCGCCGAATCCTGCGGCAAGTGCTCCCCCTGCCGTGCAGGCTCGCCCATTCTCGCTCAGGAGCTGGCAAAAGCCTGCCGCGGCGAACTCGTGCAGTGGGAGGAAGTGCGCGACATCACCGAACAGATGCACGAAACCGCGCTGTGCGGCGTGGGCCGCACCGGAACCACGCCCCTGCTCGACGCCCTCACCCATTTTCCCGACGAACTCCGTCCCTTCCCCCTTCACAGCGACGCGGGCTTCTATTCCGTGACCACGAGTCCGTGCATCGAAGCCTGTCCGAGTCACGTGAACGTGCCCCGCTACATCGACTACCTGCAGGACGGACACAACGATCTTGCCGCCGGCGTGGTGCTCAATCACTATCCGCTTGCCGGAAGCTGCGGCCGCGTGTGCGTGCGCTACTGCGAAAAGGCCTGCCGCCGCGGTCAGGTGGACGCCCCCGTGGACATCAAGAATCTCAAGCGCTTCGCCGCCGATGAAACCATCGTGCCCGGCATTCTGAAGCCCGAACCCTGCCCCACCACCAAGAACAAGCGCGTGGCGGTCATCGGCGCGGGGCCCGTGGGCGTGACGTGCGCCTATCAGCTTCTGGAAACGGGCTACCCCGTGGACATCTACGAAGCCCACGACAAGGCCGGCGGCATGGTGCGCTACGGCATTCCCTTCTACCGCCTGCCCAAGAACGTGCTCATGCAGGAAAACGAACTCGTCAAGGACATGGGCGGCATGTTCTTCTTCAATCAGAAGCTCGGCCGCGACTTCCACATCGACGATCTGTTCCGCCGCGGCTACAAGGCCGTGTTCATCGCCACGGGCTGCCCGCTCGGCGGCTACCTCGGCATGGAAGGCGAAGACACCAGCCTGCCCGCCTATGAAAACGGCATCGACTTTCTGGAAAAGGTGCACGACGCCCTCGAAAGCGGCGAAACCCCGACCCTCGACGGCGACGTGGTGGTCGTGGGCGGCGGCAACGTGGCCATGGACTGCTGCCGCTCCGCCGTGCGCATGACCCGCGGCAAGGTGCATCTCGTGTACCGCCGCACCGAATCCGACGCTCCGGCCGATCGCGAGGAAATCGTGGAAGCCGGCCGCGAAGGCGTGGAATTCCATTTTCTTTCCGGTCAGCAGTCGCTGGTGGTGGAAAACGGCAAAATCACGGGCCTGCGCTGCGTGAAGATGCAGCAGACCGAACCCGACGAAAGCGGCCGCCGCGGCGTCAAGCCCATTCCCGGTTCGGAATTCGTCATTCCCTGCGACTACGTCATTGCGGCCATCGGTCAGAAAAGCGATCCGGCCATGCTCACCGAGGCCGACGGCATCGCCCTCGACCGCAAGAACTGCATCATCGTGGACGCCTATCAGGCCACCTCGCGCCCCGGCGTGTTCGCGGGCGGCGACGGCACCACCGGTCCCCGCACCAAGGGCCCGAGCGTGCTCATCCACGGCATGGCGCAGGGGTCCATCGGCGCGCAGGCCATCGCCAGCTATCTGGAATACGACCGTCCGCCATTCCTCGCCCGCGAGCGCATCAGTCACATCATCCAGCAGGCGGGTCTGCTCGGCGACGATCCCGTCTGCGGTCAGGAAAAGAAGCCCCGCGTGAAGCTCAACGAGCTCCCCCCGGCCGAACGCGCACACAACTTCAAGGAAGTGGAACTCGGCATGTCGCAGGAGGAAGCCTGGCAGGAAGCCAGACGCTGCATGCGCTGCTATCGCATTCTGTCCGTGGTTACCCGCTCCCCCATCCCCGGCTTCAAGGCCTAA
- a CDS encoding TRAP transporter substrate-binding protein — METMKKIFSVVCLAAMLPLAGAVSAEAGPVVLKASILQPEGDPSVVAFREGFKKTLEEKSHGKYRVDVFTGGSLGNADTVIQGIQFGTLHFATESLANFSQFNPELGVFDLPYLLPESKDIDKVFKSPVGQRLFGKIESRGLKVLDFWLSSYRAICSTVPIATLEDAKGLKIRTTASRWHMAAVQSLGLSPTPMAPTEIITGLQQGVIAGTDTEYPSIIAWHFIDVAKNVTLSDHVPCCWVMLTNQKWLDKLPEEDRAIVEESVQAYHSILTAEYEKQNAETLRSIVEDYGGKVYRLSAEEKQRWMDKSRAMYDTLPDNMKKLAEEIRAAIKE; from the coding sequence ATGGAAACCATGAAGAAAATTTTCTCCGTCGTATGTCTGGCAGCCATGCTTCCTCTGGCGGGGGCCGTTTCGGCAGAAGCCGGTCCCGTCGTTCTCAAGGCCTCCATTCTTCAGCCGGAAGGCGATCCGTCCGTGGTGGCGTTCCGCGAAGGCTTCAAAAAGACGCTTGAGGAAAAGAGTCACGGAAAATACCGCGTGGATGTCTTTACCGGCGGCTCTCTGGGGAATGCCGACACGGTCATTCAGGGCATACAGTTCGGCACGCTTCATTTTGCCACGGAAAGTCTGGCCAACTTCTCCCAGTTCAATCCCGAACTCGGCGTGTTCGATCTGCCGTATCTTCTGCCTGAAAGCAAGGATATCGACAAGGTCTTCAAAAGTCCCGTGGGGCAGCGCCTGTTCGGCAAGATAGAAAGTCGCGGGCTCAAGGTGCTGGATTTCTGGCTGAGCTCCTACCGTGCCATATGCTCCACCGTGCCCATCGCCACGCTTGAAGATGCAAAGGGGCTCAAGATCCGCACGACGGCTTCCAGATGGCACATGGCGGCCGTGCAGTCCCTTGGTCTGAGTCCCACTCCCATGGCGCCGACGGAAATCATCACCGGTCTTCAGCAGGGCGTCATTGCCGGAACGGACACCGAATATCCCAGCATCATTGCCTGGCATTTCATCGACGTGGCCAAGAACGTGACGCTTTCCGATCATGTTCCCTGCTGCTGGGTCATGCTGACCAATCAGAAGTGGCTCGACAAGCTGCCCGAAGAAGACAGAGCCATAGTGGAGGAAAGCGTGCAGGCCTATCATTCCATACTGACTGCCGAATATGAAAAGCAGAATGCGGAAACGCTGAGAAGCATTGTCGAAGACTACGGCGGCAAGGTGTATCGCCTCTCCGCTGAGGAAAAGCAGCGCTGGATGGATAAGAGCAGGGCCATGTATGACACTCTTCCCGACAACATGAAGAAGCTTGCCGAAGAAATCAGGGCTGCCATCAAGGAATAG
- a CDS encoding TRAP transporter large permease — MDPVVITAVVSLGLVFLSVPLGVAIGFGVLAGLWAGDMPFILFTQRLFNNFDSFPIMAVPFFLLSAEIMAQGTLADKLLGLCRATCGHLRGGMAHISIITSLFYGALCGSAAAAVAAVGGMMIPAMEKDHYPRKFSTAINCASGCLANIIPPSIAFILYGSFGGVSVSDMFLAGILPGFVVAGSLMVAADIIIRRKHYGEILPRASWAERLQALKRAAAPLGVPIIVLGGIYGGFVTPTEAGVLAVFYAFIVELFSRSLTLGKCRAILCRTLNTLGMFFLILITANALGILMLYLNIQESLIAGMRGLTTNPQVFLAIMIVFFLFIGTFLEATAIILILTPLLVPVVTSYGLNPVHFGVVMIICTCIGLLTPPMGTNLFVGSSISDVPVITLAREILPFVFAMIISAFVVAYVPWLALALI; from the coding sequence ATGGATCCGGTCGTCATTACGGCAGTGGTTTCTCTTGGACTCGTGTTTCTGAGCGTGCCTCTGGGCGTGGCCATAGGATTCGGCGTGCTTGCCGGACTTTGGGCGGGAGACATGCCCTTCATCCTCTTTACGCAGAGGCTTTTCAACAATTTCGATTCGTTTCCCATCATGGCCGTGCCCTTCTTTCTGCTGTCGGCGGAAATCATGGCCCAGGGCACTCTGGCCGACAAGCTGCTCGGGCTCTGCCGCGCCACATGCGGACATCTTCGCGGAGGCATGGCGCATATTTCCATCATCACGTCTCTTTTCTACGGCGCGCTTTGCGGCTCCGCGGCCGCGGCCGTGGCGGCCGTGGGCGGAATGATGATTCCCGCCATGGAAAAGGACCATTATCCCCGCAAGTTCTCCACGGCCATCAACTGCGCGAGCGGCTGTCTGGCCAACATCATTCCGCCGTCCATCGCCTTCATTCTGTACGGCTCTTTTGGGGGAGTGTCCGTGTCGGACATGTTCCTTGCGGGCATTCTTCCGGGCTTTGTCGTGGCGGGCAGTCTGATGGTTGCCGCCGATATCATCATCCGCCGCAAGCACTACGGCGAGATTCTGCCCCGCGCAAGCTGGGCGGAACGGCTTCAGGCGCTCAAGCGAGCCGCAGCTCCCCTCGGCGTGCCGATCATCGTTCTCGGCGGCATTTACGGCGGCTTCGTCACTCCTACGGAAGCCGGCGTGCTGGCCGTGTTCTATGCGTTCATCGTCGAGCTTTTCTCCCGTTCCCTGACGCTGGGAAAATGCAGGGCCATCCTGTGCAGGACTCTCAACACGCTGGGCATGTTCTTTCTCATCCTCATCACGGCCAATGCTCTCGGCATTCTCATGCTCTACCTCAACATTCAGGAAAGCCTCATTGCCGGCATGAGGGGACTGACCACGAATCCGCAGGTCTTTCTGGCCATCATGATCGTGTTTTTCCTGTTCATAGGAACCTTTCTCGAAGCGACGGCCATCATTCTTATTCTTACGCCTCTGCTTGTGCCCGTGGTGACGAGCTATGGTCTGAATCCCGTCCATTTCGGCGTGGTCATGATCATCTGCACCTGCATAGGACTGCTCACGCCGCCAATGGGAACCAACCTTTTCGTGGGCAGCAGCATAAGCGACGTGCCCGTGATCACCCTGGCGCGGGAAATTCTGCCCTTTGTGTTCGCCATGATCATATCCGCCTTCGTGGTGGCGTATGTGCCCTGGCTGGCTTTGGCCCTCATCTGA
- a CDS encoding [FeFe] hydrogenase, group A, giving the protein MNASINGRDYTFESGETILEVARRNNIFIPTLCHFQPLDHKPGTCRVCLVEATDKNGRTEMVTSCNTPMEEGMRVNTRSARVRNMQRLQVELVFADHDQDCAACARHGDCELQNLAEYVGLSTNRFAPRLAHDRPFDNTMHGMVRDMTKCIRCLRCVEVCRKVQGVAALTVDGTGIGAHIGVGMAPSQNTSACIQCGQCTLVCPTGALAERDENDEVLDYLANPELTTVFAFAPSVRVVVGEEFGLAPGENVEGRLVAALRRLGADIVIDTDFAADVVIMEEGTELLGRIRNGGRLPMFTSCCPGWVNYAEKHCPDILPYVSTTRSPQAVSSSLVKSYLSEKMGVPARRIRNVSIMPCTAKKDEAARAQLYTSNQPDTDVVITVRELIQLLRRNGIDLAKLDPEPFDNPYMSDSTGAAVIFGTTGGVMEAAVRTVYAVLNHKELPGVDVAPVRGMKGLREADVDLGKEHGVIKVAVAHGLANARMLVDQALAGESPYTFIEVMACPGGCVAGGGTCRVKKNYHPHSRERQQGLYAIDSHKPRRQSHNNPQVVKLYEEYLGEPNSHKAHELLHTHYTDRSKVQTESISATKKKLTLTDQSA; this is encoded by the coding sequence ATGAACGCATCCATCAACGGACGTGACTACACTTTCGAGTCGGGAGAAACCATCCTTGAGGTGGCCCGGCGCAACAACATATTCATTCCCACCCTCTGCCATTTCCAGCCGCTCGATCACAAGCCCGGCACCTGCCGCGTGTGCCTTGTGGAGGCAACCGACAAAAACGGCCGCACCGAAATGGTCACCTCCTGCAACACTCCCATGGAAGAGGGCATGCGCGTGAACACCAGATCCGCCCGCGTGCGCAACATGCAGCGCCTGCAGGTGGAACTCGTGTTTGCCGATCACGATCAGGACTGCGCGGCCTGCGCCCGTCACGGCGACTGCGAGCTTCAGAATCTCGCCGAATACGTGGGTCTTTCCACCAACCGCTTCGCCCCGCGCCTTGCGCACGACCGCCCCTTCGACAACACCATGCACGGCATGGTGCGCGACATGACCAAGTGCATACGCTGCCTGCGCTGCGTGGAAGTGTGCCGCAAGGTGCAGGGCGTGGCCGCCCTCACCGTGGACGGCACCGGCATAGGCGCGCACATAGGCGTGGGCATGGCGCCCAGTCAGAACACCTCCGCCTGCATCCAGTGCGGCCAGTGCACCCTCGTGTGCCCCACGGGCGCGCTCGCCGAACGCGATGAAAACGACGAAGTGCTCGACTACCTCGCCAATCCCGAACTCACCACGGTGTTCGCCTTCGCGCCTTCGGTGCGCGTGGTGGTCGGCGAGGAATTCGGCCTCGCCCCCGGCGAAAACGTGGAAGGACGCCTCGTGGCCGCCCTGCGCCGCCTCGGCGCGGACATCGTCATCGACACCGACTTCGCCGCCGACGTCGTCATCATGGAAGAAGGCACGGAACTGCTCGGCCGCATCAGAAACGGAGGCAGGCTCCCCATGTTCACCTCCTGCTGCCCCGGCTGGGTGAACTATGCCGAAAAGCACTGTCCGGACATTCTGCCCTACGTGTCCACCACGCGTTCCCCGCAGGCCGTGTCGAGTTCGCTGGTCAAGAGCTACCTTTCCGAAAAGATGGGCGTTCCCGCGCGCAGAATACGCAACGTGTCCATCATGCCCTGCACGGCCAAAAAGGACGAGGCCGCCCGCGCCCAGCTCTACACCAGCAATCAGCCCGACACCGACGTGGTCATCACCGTGCGTGAACTCATCCAGCTGCTGCGCCGCAACGGCATCGATCTTGCCAAACTTGACCCCGAACCCTTCGACAACCCCTACATGAGCGATTCCACCGGCGCGGCCGTCATTTTCGGCACCACCGGCGGCGTGATGGAAGCCGCCGTGCGCACCGTGTACGCCGTGCTCAATCACAAGGAACTGCCCGGCGTGGACGTGGCTCCCGTGCGCGGCATGAAGGGCCTGCGCGAGGCCGACGTGGACCTCGGCAAGGAACACGGCGTCATCAAGGTGGCCGTGGCACACGGCCTTGCCAACGCGCGCATGCTCGTCGATCAGGCTCTTGCCGGCGAGTCGCCCTACACCTTCATTGAAGTCATGGCCTGCCCCGGCGGCTGCGTGGCCGGCGGCGGCACCTGCCGCGTGAAGAAGAACTATCATCCGCACTCCCGCGAACGTCAGCAGGGCCTGTACGCCATCGACAGCCACAAGCCCCGCCGGCAGTCGCACAACAATCCGCAGGTCGTCAAGCTCTATGAGGAATATCTCGGCGAGCCCAATTCCCACAAGGCGCACGAACTGCTGCACACACACTACACCGACCGCAGCAAGGTGCAGACGGAAAGCATTTCCGCCACCAAGAAAAAGCTGACGCTCACCGATCAGTCGGCCTAG
- a CDS encoding FAD-dependent oxidoreductase codes for MLDAIFRPMTIRGKTIRNRLVVPPMVTDFCTGDGKATERYIAYHEEKAKGGWGLIITEDYGIDPKGRGFSHVAGLWNDEQMESHAELPARVHAYGAVILAQIYHCGRQTNRAVIGQAPVAPSPIACPFGTDVPRELTVDEIHDLVNRYAETALRAKKCGFDGVQIHGAHGYLVCEFLSPYTNKRTDEYGGSFLNRARFALEIIRAVRKACGEDFIIDMRVSGRECVEGGLELEDIKALVPLLEAAGLDMIHVSVGNYLSVDDNIAPASVPHAWTSDWAKEVKSVARIPVTTVSRINDPFLADSLLRQGKADFVAMGRASLADPHLPRKAMEGRFEDIRRCIACNDGCIGTLFGDRPIRCALNPTLGREYEGGVKKAELPRKVAVVGAGPAGLYAAMTAKEAGHDVTVYEKSDRAGGQFYAAAIPPYKGELADFIAWQKTQCAKLGIDIRYRTEASVDLMKQEAPDVVVLATGAVPAVPPIPGVDGPAVVTALDVLLGRVFPGRNCVVIGGGQVGVETAHFLAQMMRHVTVLEMRDEIAPEEAIGPRTKLLRMLEFRRVELLTQMRVLEITSEGVRALDKNSLMHEYAADTVVIATGSRPCNGLAEELAGAGFQVRIVGDALKVGRVLDATTQGYDTGNSL; via the coding sequence ATGCTCGACGCAATTTTCAGGCCCATGACCATCAGGGGCAAGACCATCAGGAACAGACTTGTCGTGCCGCCCATGGTGACGGACTTCTGCACCGGCGACGGAAAGGCCACGGAGCGTTACATAGCCTATCATGAGGAAAAGGCGAAGGGTGGCTGGGGACTCATCATAACCGAGGATTACGGCATAGATCCGAAGGGGCGCGGATTCAGCCATGTGGCCGGTCTGTGGAACGACGAACAGATGGAAAGTCATGCCGAGCTGCCCGCCCGCGTGCATGCCTACGGCGCCGTGATTCTGGCGCAGATCTATCACTGCGGCAGGCAGACGAACAGGGCAGTCATCGGTCAGGCGCCGGTGGCCCCTTCTCCCATAGCCTGTCCCTTCGGCACGGATGTGCCCAGGGAACTGACCGTGGACGAGATTCATGATCTGGTGAACCGTTATGCCGAAACGGCGCTGCGGGCAAAGAAGTGCGGTTTCGACGGCGTGCAGATTCACGGGGCTCACGGCTACCTGGTATGTGAATTTCTTTCTCCGTACACCAACAAGCGCACGGACGAATACGGCGGAAGCTTTCTGAACCGGGCGCGTTTTGCTCTGGAGATCATTCGCGCCGTAAGGAAGGCCTGCGGAGAGGACTTCATCATCGACATGCGCGTTTCCGGGCGGGAGTGCGTGGAAGGCGGACTGGAACTGGAGGACATCAAGGCGCTGGTTCCCCTGCTGGAAGCGGCGGGACTGGACATGATTCATGTTTCCGTGGGCAACTATCTGTCCGTGGACGACAACATCGCGCCGGCCTCGGTGCCGCATGCGTGGACTTCGGACTGGGCGAAGGAAGTGAAGTCCGTCGCCCGTATTCCCGTGACCACGGTTTCGCGCATCAACGATCCGTTTCTTGCAGACAGTCTGCTTCGTCAGGGCAAGGCGGATTTCGTGGCCATGGGACGGGCTTCTCTTGCCGATCCGCATCTTCCCCGCAAGGCCATGGAAGGACGGTTCGAGGACATACGCCGCTGCATCGCCTGCAACGACGGCTGCATAGGCACGCTCTTCGGCGACAGGCCCATACGCTGCGCTCTCAATCCCACGCTCGGTCGGGAATACGAGGGCGGCGTAAAGAAGGCGGAGCTTCCCCGCAAGGTGGCCGTAGTCGGCGCGGGTCCTGCGGGTCTCTACGCGGCCATGACCGCAAAGGAGGCCGGACACGACGTGACCGTTTATGAAAAAAGCGACCGGGCAGGCGGCCAGTTTTATGCCGCGGCCATTCCTCCCTACAAGGGCGAGCTTGCGGATTTCATTGCCTGGCAGAAGACGCAGTGCGCGAAGCTCGGCATCGACATACGGTATCGCACCGAGGCCAGTGTGGATCTCATGAAGCAGGAAGCTCCGGATGTCGTGGTGCTGGCCACGGGGGCGGTTCCTGCGGTTCCGCCCATTCCCGGCGTGGACGGACCGGCTGTGGTGACGGCGCTGGACGTGCTTTTGGGACGGGTGTTTCCCGGCAGAAACTGCGTCGTCATAGGCGGCGGTCAGGTGGGCGTGGAAACGGCGCATTTTCTGGCTCAGATGATGCGGCATGTCACGGTTCTGGAAATGAGGGACGAAATTGCGCCGGAAGAGGCCATCGGGCCGCGCACCAAGCTTTTGCGCATGCTGGAATTCCGCAGGGTCGAACTCCTTACGCAGATGCGGGTGCTTGAAATCACGTCTGAAGGCGTAAGGGCTCTGGACAAGAACAGTCTGATGCATGAATACGCGGCCGATACCGTGGTCATAGCCACGGGGTCCAGGCCCTGCAACGGTCTTGCGGAAGAGCTTGCGGGCGCAGGTTTTCAGGTCAGAATCGTCGGCGATGCGCTGAAGGTGGGGCGCGTGCTCGACGCGACGACACAGGGCTACGATACCGGCAATTCTCTCTAG
- a CDS encoding GNAT family N-acetyltransferase produces MTEFGFRFAERKDIALILQFIRELAEYEHLRHEVVADEATLEEWIFDRKKAEVLFALENGREVGFALFFHNFSTFLGRAGIYLEDLYVRPECRGRGCGKALLEKLAALAVERGCGRLEWWCLDWNRPSIDFYLSLGAEPMKDWTVYRIAGDALQNLAR; encoded by the coding sequence ATGACGGAATTTGGTTTCAGATTTGCGGAACGAAAGGATATCGCTCTTATTTTGCAGTTCATCAGGGAACTGGCAGAGTATGAACATCTGCGGCACGAAGTTGTCGCGGATGAGGCGACTTTGGAAGAATGGATTTTTGACCGGAAGAAGGCGGAAGTCCTCTTTGCCCTTGAAAACGGCAGGGAAGTCGGCTTTGCCCTGTTCTTCCATAATTTTTCCACGTTTCTCGGCAGGGCGGGCATCTATCTGGAAGATCTGTACGTCCGGCCGGAATGCCGCGGCAGAGGCTGCGGAAAGGCGCTTTTGGAGAAGCTCGCCGCCCTGGCCGTGGAACGCGGCTGCGGCCGTCTGGAATGGTGGTGCCTCGACTGGAACAGGCCGAGCATCGACTTTTATCTTTCCCTTGGCGCGGAGCCTATGAAGGACTGGACGGTGTACAGAATAGCCGGAGACGCGTTGCAGAATCTTGCCCGCTAG
- a CDS encoding LysR substrate-binding domain-containing protein, with protein sequence MDIRLINSFLVLSEMLHFGRAAKFLNMTQPALSNQIALLERDLGGPLFDRSGRQIELTEAGRIFQKEARKLLSDAEDLRFRLQSLLNGKEGVLSVGYGDVTEIKRLARAFLRMQTDFPNIRLRVQELIPGETVEGVQSGKLDIAIITGTADSLFPPDLTGVPIMTGPVKLAIPSHHPLASAKRITPNALRRCNFIMRSKDETDETADMKLALDQWWDNYFGDKKPNIIFWVRRRSTAFWLVGAGLGISLLPHPCELIPAIAPDLYTAVTNVTFRTLPELDIQSCTYIVMRKNRCNAALNNFMQCVQKTFNTREN encoded by the coding sequence ATGGACATTCGACTGATCAATTCGTTTCTGGTGCTGTCGGAAATGCTGCACTTCGGACGAGCGGCGAAATTTCTTAATATGACGCAGCCGGCTCTCAGCAATCAGATAGCCCTTCTTGAACGGGATCTCGGCGGCCCCCTCTTCGACAGAAGCGGCAGACAGATAGAACTGACCGAAGCGGGCAGAATATTTCAGAAGGAAGCTCGAAAGCTTCTCTCCGACGCCGAAGATCTGCGCTTTCGCCTGCAAAGTCTTCTCAACGGCAAGGAAGGCGTGCTTTCCGTAGGATACGGCGACGTTACGGAAATAAAACGTCTGGCACGCGCCTTCCTGAGAATGCAGACGGACTTCCCCAACATCCGCCTGAGGGTGCAGGAACTCATTCCCGGAGAAACCGTGGAAGGCGTGCAGAGCGGAAAGCTGGACATAGCCATCATCACCGGCACTGCGGACTCCCTTTTTCCGCCGGATCTGACGGGCGTTCCCATCATGACCGGGCCCGTCAAGCTGGCCATCCCCTCCCACCATCCGCTGGCCTCGGCAAAACGCATAACGCCGAACGCACTGCGCCGCTGCAACTTCATCATGCGCAGCAAGGACGAAACCGATGAAACCGCCGACATGAAACTGGCGCTGGACCAGTGGTGGGACAATTATTTCGGCGATAAAAAGCCCAACATCATCTTCTGGGTACGCCGCCGTTCCACGGCCTTCTGGCTGGTGGGCGCGGGTCTTGGCATATCTCTGCTGCCTCATCCGTGCGAACTCATCCCTGCCATCGCTCCAGACCTGTACACGGCCGTGACCAATGTCACGTTCCGTACGCTGCCGGAGCTCGACATTCAGTCCTGCACCTATATCGTCATGCGCAAAAACCGCTGCAACGCGGCGTTGAACAATTTCATGCAGTGCGTGCAGAAAACGTTCAATACCCGCGAAAACTGA
- a CDS encoding TRAP transporter small permease: MKKSLLNLVDDVTDYVGMFFLCVMCVVILVQIVFRYAFHNALAWPEEVARFSFIWATYFAISMCMKGDQHLRITLLQTFISKSAGRYVDVMCMLLNIVFFAVCIFLSCDLAVKVRDMEQMAVSIPLPVWIVWTGIPLGCALTLIQAVRNLWNLLFNHHAGAAGQQRG, from the coding sequence ATGAAAAAATCGTTACTGAACCTTGTGGATGACGTGACGGACTATGTGGGAATGTTTTTCCTGTGCGTCATGTGTGTGGTCATCCTTGTCCAGATAGTTTTCCGGTATGCCTTTCACAACGCTCTGGCCTGGCCCGAGGAAGTTGCCCGCTTTTCCTTCATCTGGGCGACCTATTTTGCCATAAGCATGTGCATGAAAGGCGACCAGCACCTCAGAATTACGCTGCTCCAGACATTCATAAGCAAATCCGCAGGCCGGTATGTCGATGTGATGTGCATGCTGCTGAACATCGTCTTTTTCGCCGTCTGCATCTTTCTCAGCTGCGATCTTGCCGTCAAGGTGCGCGACATGGAGCAGATGGCCGTTTCCATTCCCCTGCCCGTATGGATAGTGTGGACAGGCATTCCCCTGGGCTGCGCGCTCACCCTCATACAGGCGGTGAGGAATCTCTGGAATCTTCTCTTCAATCATCATGCCGGTGCCGCCGGACAGCAAAGGGGATAG